TCGGCCGGCCATTGATTACGGTCTCGTGCCACGACGACCTGACGACCGCCGACCTGGTCGGGCGCTATTTGCTTCGTGGCGATGAAACAGTGTGGGTTGACGGACCGCTAACCCACGCGGTCCGCGAGGGAGCGATCTGCTACCTCGACGAGGTTGTCGAAGCCCGCCAAGATACCACTGTTGTTCTACACCCACTCGGGGATCATCGCCGCCAGTTGCCGATCGAACGGCTAGGAATCACGCTCGACGCGGCACCGGGCTTCGGTCTTGTCGTCTCATACAACCCCGGCTACCAGAGCGTCCTGAAGGACCTCAAAGACTCGACGAGGCAGCGCATGGTTGCGATCGACTTCGGTTATCCTGCAACGGAAGTCGAGGAAGAGATCGTCGTTCACGAATCGGGCGTTGACCCGTCGGTTGCCGCTGAGCTGGTCCGCTTCGGTCAGGCGATCCGCCGTCTGGAGACCGGTGGGCTGCGCGAGGTGGCGTCCACCCGCGTGCTTATCGCGGCGGGCCAATTGATCAGCGAGGGCCTGTCGATCGTAGATGCAGCGAAAGCAGCAATCGCGGGCCCGCTCACTGACGATGTAATCGTCTCTCGCGGTCTCAACGAGATGATTGGCATCTATCTGGGAGAGTCCGCCCGCTCGATTCGTTGACGCTGCGCAACGCGGACCGTTAAGGTATGAACAAATATTAGGTTGAAGCGGAGGCGAGTTTGTCTTACGAGAGCAAAGCCCATCCGATCAAAGTCGGATATCTGATGGACTTCACGCTTGCTGCGGATTTTCCGAAGGAGCTGTTGGATTCGTTTGTCCAGTCCTTAGACCTCGTGTTCGAAGACGCCCTCGAGAAGGGGCTGTTGGATCGGCCGGTACAGGTGATCTACAAGGAGGTCGAGGGTCTACCCAAGGGGACAGTCAAAGCAGTGATCGACGCCTACGCCGAACTCGTCGATGAGGGCTGCCTAGTTGTGTTCGGCCCCAACATCACTGACAACGTGGTGCCGATGCGCGAGGCGATCGAGGAGCGTTTCAAGGTGCCGGCGATCAGCGTTACTGGGACCGACGACTGGCTGGGTGAGTGGACTTTTTCGTTCCCTCAAGGTTCGATGACCGATGAGCCCATCTTCCTGGCTGACCTCATCGCCAAGAGGGGGTTGACCGACGTCGGTGTCTTAGTCGAGCAGAACCTGATCGGCGAGACGTACCTGGGCAACTTTCGACGCGCCTGCGTGCGCAAGGGTCTGCGGATTGTTGCTGAGGCGCCGATCGCGCAGACAGCCCAAGACATTCATGCCGCGGTCGGGTCGCTGTACGAAGCCCGGGCCGAGGCTATCGTCCACTTCGGTTTTGGTTTCGGCATCGTTTTCATCAATCCGGCACTGGAAGCTGTTGACTGGGATCCGCCGCGCTTCTCGACCACCGCATGGCAGAACGCGTGGATCAATCCCGTGATGTGGCAGGCGTTCATGGGCTGGGTCGGTGTCGACCAGTATGACGAAGCCAACCAACTTGGGCAGGACTTCCTCGACCGCTACGAGGCGAAGCACGGCAATCGCCCCGAGTATTGCGTTTCCGTGGTCAACCACGACATCGCCTCGACCCTGGTGCGCGCCTTTGCCGATGCCCATCCGCTGAGTCCGCGCGGAGTCAAAGAGGCACTCGAGCGAGTGAAGATGATGCCTGCGGCTTCGGGTGCGCCAGGTACGCGGGTCTCTTTCGGCAAATGGACCCGCCGGGCGTGGATGGGTGCGGGCTACCTCGTCGCCCGCACATTGGACGCCGACGGCGTCAACTCGCATCTTGTCGACCGATTTGGTCAGGAGTAGTCGTATGAGCACCGAAGAATTCACGTCACGCTCAGTCAGTCCAACGAAGCATTCCCCTCCGGGGCGGTCACGCGGTGGCAGCGTGGGTTCATGGCTGGCCGGGATCGGCCTGCTCGCATTCGTCGGGTTGTTCATTGCGGTTTCACGCACGAAACTCGATCCGCGAGTGGCCAACCCGAACACCGTCGGTAGGCCGCGCCCGGTCAAGTACCTCTTCGGAGTCACCGGCTGGATGGAGTACATCGAAATCGGTACGGCGCTGATGCTCGTGGCGCTCGTAGTCGTCTTCATCGTTGGGTGGCGCCGCAATCCCGGTAGTCCGGTGATGCTGATGTTCTTGGTGACGACGCTGATCGTGTGGCAGGACCCCATCATGAACTGGGCACCCTACGCGGTGTACAACCCGGACCTCCTACACTGGCCCGAGTCCTGGATTCTGATCATGATGTCACCGACGGTGGAACCGTTCATCGTATTCGGTTACGTGACATTCTATTTCGGGCCGTACTTCGTAGCGGTGTGGGTGCTGCGCAAATTGCAGGCCAACCGCAGTCCCGATGCTTTCGTCAGCCGGCACCCGCTAGTCAGCCTAGGCCTCCTGGTACTAGTCATTGGATTCGTATTCGACGCGATCCTCGAAGTTGGTTCCATCGCGACCGGTCTCTACATCTATTCGCAGGTGATCCCATTCGGGTCGATCTTCACGGGAACACCGTTCCAATTCCCACTGATCTGGGAGTCGCTCGGGGTGACTTTCGTGATGATCCCGGCGGGGATTCTGGTCTACCGTGACGACACGGGAAAGTCGGTGGCAGAAAAGCTGGCTGCGAAAGCCAAGCTGTTGCCGACCAAGCCCGTACTGGGAACCTTCCTGGTGATGTTCGTGATCATCAACATCTCTTACTTCGCCTACGGGGGCTGGTTCTGGGCGATCAAGGCCAGCGGCGCCGCGACGTCAGTGGCGTGTCCGTGGCCGTATCCGGAAGCCAAAGTCTTTGACCCACAAGGCTATTACGAAGAAAACGGAGCAAAAGGGCCCTACTCGGTGGGTAAGTGGTCGACCTGGCAGTACGCCCTGCCCCACGGCCGCCCCGACGTACAGTTGGGCTCCAAGAGCAATCGCTGCGCAACTCAGGCTTCCCATGGTTGATCGTCGTAGTGTCGTCATCACCGGTGCCTCGCGCGGCCTCGGCTTCGCCTCGGCAGTACGCCTCTACCGTGAGGGATGGCAGGTGGTCGGCGCCATGCGGACACCTGAGCGAGGGATGCCGCTGTTGCGCGAAGCGACCGGCGCGGCCGAAGAGGACGATCGACTCGTCGGTGTCCAGCTTGATCTGATGGACGCGGCCTCTATCGCAGCGGCTGCCAAGACGATCGAAGAGCGGATTGGCGCGCCACACGCGGTCGTACACAACGCCGGAATATCGGCCGCCGGGACGGTCGAAGAGACCGATACAGCGTTGTGGCAGAACATGTTCACCACCCATGTAATCGCGCCCGTGGCTTTGACAAAGGCGCTGCTGCCGTCGATGCGGGCGGCAGGGCGGGGCCGCATCGTGCTCGTCAGCAGTGCGGCGGGCGTACGAGGGCAACCTGCCACGGGACCGTACTCGGCTAGTAAGGGCGCGATGGAACGGTGGGCCGAATCGCTGGCCTTCGAGCTAGCCCCTTTCGGGATCGGCGTGACCGTGCTGGTCACGGGCACCTACGACACTGAGATCATCACGGACGCAGGCACGACCGACAACCGTGACTTCACTGGCCCCTACGCGCGTCTACATCAGACGATGAACAGTCGCGGCCGGTACGCGATCAAGTTCGCCCGCTCTCCCGAGCGTTTCACCGACGGATTGGTGAATGCACTGGATGACCACGGTGCCTTCCGCCGTCATGGCGTCGGCCCCGATGCGTCGATCTTGTTGACCTTGAACAGGGTGCTCCCTGCTTCCGGGATGCACCACATGTCCCGAATCATTCTCGGAATTCCCCGTTTCGGCTCGATGCGTAACGGGGCGTGGCCGCTGACAACGGCGCAGCGCGGGATGGTCGCTGCCGCCAAAGTGCTCCCGGAACCAGTCATGACCCGGTTGGCGTCGCTGGCGACGCGACTTTCCCGGACACAGCCCGCACCAACGGAAGGTGGAAGCGATGACTAAGGCAACGGCGGTCACGTTCGAGTCGAAGATGATGATCGACGGCGAACTCGTCGATGGCGAGTCAGGCACATTCGCCAACATCAATCCCGCCAATGAAGACGTGCTCGGTCAGGTGGCGGACGCGTCCAAAGCCGATATGAATCGGGCGATCGACGCAGCGCGGCGGTCATTCGACGAGACCGACTGGTCGACCAATCGAGTACTACGGAAGCGCTGCCTTTTGCAACTGCACGACGCGATCGAAAGCGAGTTGGAGGAACTACGCGAGGAACTCATCCTCGAAGTCGGCGCACCCAGAGCGGTGACACATGGTCCTCAGCTGGACGCGCCGCTGGAGGACGGGTTGAAGTTCCCAGCCCGGTTCATCGATTCTTTCCACTGGGAAACTGATCTCGGCGACGCGGTGGTGTCGTTGACCGGCGTGAACTCTGCCCGCCGCGTGTGGCATGAGCCCGTCGGTGTGGTCGGCGCGATTGTTCCGTGGAACTTCCCGTTCGAGGTGACGATCAACAAGCTCGGGCAGGCACTGGCCACAGGCAACACCGTGGTGCTCAAACCCGCCCCCGACACCCCCTTCAACGCCACCCGGCTCGGGCGATTGATCGCCGAAAAGACCGACATACCAGCCGGAGTGGTCAACGTGGTGACCGCATCGGATCATCTCGTCGGGGAAGAGCTGACCTTGTCGCCGAAGGTCGACATGATCTCATTCACCGGGTCCACGGCGGTGGGCAAACGCATCATGGAAAAGGGTGCGGCCACGATGAAGCGACTGTTCCTTGAACTCGGAGGGAAGTCGGCGACCATCGTGCTCGAGGATGCCGACTTCGCTACTGCGTGCTTGATCGGCATCGGTCCGCTAATGCATGCCGGCCAGGCGTGTGCCGCGCCCACACGAATCTTGCTGCCGCGCAGCCGTTACGCCGAAGGCGTGGCGATCCTGCAGGGGATCTACGAGAACATCCACGCCGGCGACCCCCAGGATCCGAACACCATCTGCGGACCGGTCATTTCAGCTAAACAACAACAACGCATCCTGGGTTACATCCGCAAGGGTGTCGACGAGGGCGCGACGATGCTTGTCGGCAGTACAGAACCGTCGAAGGCATTCGACAAAGGGTTCTGGGTCAACCCCACCCTATTCACCGACGTTGACAACGCCATGACCATTGCCCAGGAGGAGATCTTCGGGCCGGTGCTGGTCGCGATTCCCTACGACGACGAAGACGACGCGGTCCGTATCGCGAACGACAGTGCTTACGGTCTGGCCGGCATGGTGATGTCGGGGTCGACGGAGCGGGCATTGGCGGTAGCGCGCCGGCTGCGCGCGGGGTTCATCGGGCTCAACGGCACCGCAGGATACGGCGCCGACATGCCCTTCGGGGGCTACAAGCACAGCGGTGTCGGACGCCAGAACGGACTGGCGGGATTCCACCAATACACAGAGATCAAATCCGTCGCTTATCCCGCGAATTGATAGGAGCAAGATGTCAGAGCTATTCGACGAACTCGAAGACTTCGCGGCATTCGACGACGTCGTATCGGGCGATGTACGCGACCCGTACCCGGAGTTGGCACAACAGCGTCACGACACTCCGATTCAACGAATCGATATGTCGACCATGCCCGGTGAGGAGGGCAAGCCGGTCTTCATCGTCTACCGCCACGAGGACATCCAGACGATGCTGCGGGACCACGACACCTTCTCCTCGAACGCCGTGATTCAGATATTCGGCGACGTTCTGGGCCACGGGGTGATGCTGGGCATGGATGAGCCCGTCCACGGCCGGCTGCGTTCGCTGGTAACCAAGGCCTTTACTCAAAAAGCTTTGGCGCGTTGGGAAGACGAGATCGTCGGTCGCATCGGTAACGAACTCATCGACGGGTTTGCCGCCGACGGTGCGACCAACCTGGTGAAAACCTTTACGTTCCCGTACCCGAGCCGCATCATCGCGGCACTCCTCGGCCTCCCGGAGGAGGACTTCCCGCAGTTCCAGCGCTGGTCGGTGTCGATGTTGAGCTACACCATCAATCCCGAACGAGGGCTGGCGGCGTCAAAGGCCCTCGTCGAGTACTTCACTCCCATTCTGGAGGCTCGCCGGGCGGAGCCTCGCGAGGATCTGATCAGCAGCCTCGCAGCTGCCGAAATCGACGGCGAAAAGCTTGCGGACGAAGACATCTACTCCTTCATCCGGCTGCTGCTCCCGGCTGGCGTGGAAACTACGTACCGTTCCCTGGGCAGCTTGCTCTTTGCGCTACTCACCCACCCCGACCAGCTTGACGCCATCCGCACCGACAGGACCCTCATACCGCAAGCCATCGAAGAAGGTGTGCGATGGGATGCGCCTCTGCTCAACATCACTCGCGTAGCCACGCGGGACACCGAGTTGGCTGGCGTGCCCATCCCACAAGGGTCATCGGTGATGCCCATGCTCGGCGCAGCTAACCGTCAAGAAGATCGGTACACCAAACCCGATGACTTCGACATCTTCCGGCAGGCGAAGGTCCCGATCAGCTGGGGCTACGGAGTCCATGTCTGCCTCGGGATGCACCTCGCCCGACTCGAGATGCGCACGGCCATCAACCTGTTGTTGGATCGGCTACCCAATCTCCGCCTCGATCCTGACGGTGACGACCCGCACATTCGCGGCATGGTCTTCCGCTCTCCGACGTCACTGCCGGTGCTGTTCGACCCGGCCTAACGAACCCGTTGCTCCGTGCCGGCGCGGTCCAGTGTCGCTCTCCCCGGGCAGATCGCGGGCTGATATTCCTTGAAAGGATTGGAAGAAGCGCATGACCGACTTCGAAGCAGTTGACTTTTTCACCGATGAAACTCTGGTGTCAGACCCTTACCAATACTTCGACTTCCTACGGTCGAAATGTCCTGTGTCGCACGCAACTCCATTCAACGTCATGGCGGTCACGGGTTACAACGAAGCTCTCGCGGTATATAAGGACCCGGCCTTCTCGTCGTGCAACTCGCTCGCAGGCCCATTCTCGGGATTCCCCTTCGGTCCCGACGGAGCCGACGATGTGTCCGATTTGATTGAGGAGCATCGCCACATCGCCCCGATGGCTGAGCACATCTCGAATCAAGACCCGCCGCTGCACGGTCGGACCAGAGGTCTGATGAATCGGTTGATCACTCCGAAGCGCTTGAAAGAGAACGAAGAGTTCATGTGGCGGCTGGCGGACCAGCAGCTGGACACTTTCATCGAACGAGGGAGTTGTGAGTTCCTCGCAGATTACGCAAAACCCTTCTCTTTGCTTGTCATTGCTGATCTGCTAGGTGTCCCTCAAGAAGATCACGAGGAGTTCGAAGCGCAATTCGGTACCCAAGTTGCGGGTGAGCTCGGGGAGGGAACAACAGCGCTTAATCCCTTGCAATGGCTCAACGAGAAGTTCTACGCCTACATCGATGACCGCAGGCGCTCGCCGCGCGGGGATGTGCTGACCGAGTTGGCCCTGGCAAAGTACGAAGATGAGTCCACGCCCGAGATCGAGGACGTGATGAACTTGTCGACGTTCCTGTTCGCTGCAGGCACAGAGACGACGACCAAACTCGTCAGTGCCGCGGTACGTGTCATCGGCGAAGACCCGGAACTTCAGACATCCCTACGCGAGGACCGAGCGAAAATTCCAGCGTTCCTCGAAGAGACGTTGCGCATGGAAAGCCCAGTCAAGGCTCATTTCAGAATGGCGCGAAAGACCACCACGGTGGGCGGAGTGGAGGTCCCCGCGGGCACCACGGTCATGCTGCTGCCGGGCGCGTGCAACCGCGACGATCGAAAGTTCGCTGACCCCAACACATTCGATGTCAATCGATCGAATGTACGCGAACAGATCGCCTTCATTCGCGGCGCCCACTCTTGCCCGGGTGCTCCGCTGGCGAGGGCGGAAGGCCGGATCTCGATGAACCGAATCCTCGATCGCATGGCGGATATCGGACTTTCGGAGGAACATCACGGCCCGGCAGGTGCGCGCCACTACGAGTATGAGCCGACCTTCATCTTGCGTGGCCTCCGCGAACTGCACGTGACCTTCACCCCTATCGGCTGAATCGAGCGACCCATGTCGAAAACTGTTTTGGTCACTGGCGGGTTAGGGCTGGTGGGCTCCGAAA
This genomic stretch from Mycobacterium paraterrae harbors:
- a CDS encoding aldehyde dehydrogenase family protein, yielding MTKATAVTFESKMMIDGELVDGESGTFANINPANEDVLGQVADASKADMNRAIDAARRSFDETDWSTNRVLRKRCLLQLHDAIESELEELREELILEVGAPRAVTHGPQLDAPLEDGLKFPARFIDSFHWETDLGDAVVSLTGVNSARRVWHEPVGVVGAIVPWNFPFEVTINKLGQALATGNTVVLKPAPDTPFNATRLGRLIAEKTDIPAGVVNVVTASDHLVGEELTLSPKVDMISFTGSTAVGKRIMEKGAATMKRLFLELGGKSATIVLEDADFATACLIGIGPLMHAGQACAAPTRILLPRSRYAEGVAILQGIYENIHAGDPQDPNTICGPVISAKQQQRILGYIRKGVDEGATMLVGSTEPSKAFDKGFWVNPTLFTDVDNAMTIAQEEIFGPVLVAIPYDDEDDAVRIANDSAYGLAGMVMSGSTERALAVARRLRAGFIGLNGTAGYGADMPFGGYKHSGVGRQNGLAGFHQYTEIKSVAYPAN
- a CDS encoding spirocyclase AveC family protein: MSTEEFTSRSVSPTKHSPPGRSRGGSVGSWLAGIGLLAFVGLFIAVSRTKLDPRVANPNTVGRPRPVKYLFGVTGWMEYIEIGTALMLVALVVVFIVGWRRNPGSPVMLMFLVTTLIVWQDPIMNWAPYAVYNPDLLHWPESWILIMMSPTVEPFIVFGYVTFYFGPYFVAVWVLRKLQANRSPDAFVSRHPLVSLGLLVLVIGFVFDAILEVGSIATGLYIYSQVIPFGSIFTGTPFQFPLIWESLGVTFVMIPAGILVYRDDTGKSVAEKLAAKAKLLPTKPVLGTFLVMFVIINISYFAYGGWFWAIKASGAATSVACPWPYPEAKVFDPQGYYEENGAKGPYSVGKWSTWQYALPHGRPDVQLGSKSNRCATQASHG
- a CDS encoding SDR family oxidoreductase; the protein is MVDRRSVVITGASRGLGFASAVRLYREGWQVVGAMRTPERGMPLLREATGAAEEDDRLVGVQLDLMDAASIAAAAKTIEERIGAPHAVVHNAGISAAGTVEETDTALWQNMFTTHVIAPVALTKALLPSMRAAGRGRIVLVSSAAGVRGQPATGPYSASKGAMERWAESLAFELAPFGIGVTVLVTGTYDTEIITDAGTTDNRDFTGPYARLHQTMNSRGRYAIKFARSPERFTDGLVNALDDHGAFRRHGVGPDASILLTLNRVLPASGMHHMSRIILGIPRFGSMRNGAWPLTTAQRGMVAAAKVLPEPVMTRLASLATRLSRTQPAPTEGGSDD
- a CDS encoding cytochrome P450 — its product is MTDFEAVDFFTDETLVSDPYQYFDFLRSKCPVSHATPFNVMAVTGYNEALAVYKDPAFSSCNSLAGPFSGFPFGPDGADDVSDLIEEHRHIAPMAEHISNQDPPLHGRTRGLMNRLITPKRLKENEEFMWRLADQQLDTFIERGSCEFLADYAKPFSLLVIADLLGVPQEDHEEFEAQFGTQVAGELGEGTTALNPLQWLNEKFYAYIDDRRRSPRGDVLTELALAKYEDESTPEIEDVMNLSTFLFAAGTETTTKLVSAAVRVIGEDPELQTSLREDRAKIPAFLEETLRMESPVKAHFRMARKTTTVGGVEVPAGTTVMLLPGACNRDDRKFADPNTFDVNRSNVREQIAFIRGAHSCPGAPLARAEGRISMNRILDRMADIGLSEEHHGPAGARHYEYEPTFILRGLRELHVTFTPIG
- a CDS encoding cytochrome P450 encodes the protein MSELFDELEDFAAFDDVVSGDVRDPYPELAQQRHDTPIQRIDMSTMPGEEGKPVFIVYRHEDIQTMLRDHDTFSSNAVIQIFGDVLGHGVMLGMDEPVHGRLRSLVTKAFTQKALARWEDEIVGRIGNELIDGFAADGATNLVKTFTFPYPSRIIAALLGLPEEDFPQFQRWSVSMLSYTINPERGLAASKALVEYFTPILEARRAEPREDLISSLAAAEIDGEKLADEDIYSFIRLLLPAGVETTYRSLGSLLFALLTHPDQLDAIRTDRTLIPQAIEEGVRWDAPLLNITRVATRDTELAGVPIPQGSSVMPMLGAANRQEDRYTKPDDFDIFRQAKVPISWGYGVHVCLGMHLARLEMRTAINLLLDRLPNLRLDPDGDDPHIRGMVFRSPTSLPVLFDPA
- a CDS encoding CbbQ/NirQ/NorQ/GpvN family protein, producing MNNEVAHPQRNGAGSLTAQPRPYYRSVGNEETVFKAAYRQGLSLVLKGPTGCGKTRFVEAMAHDLGRPLITVSCHDDLTTADLVGRYLLRGDETVWVDGPLTHAVREGAICYLDEVVEARQDTTVVLHPLGDHRRQLPIERLGITLDAAPGFGLVVSYNPGYQSVLKDLKDSTRQRMVAIDFGYPATEVEEEIVVHESGVDPSVAAELVRFGQAIRRLETGGLREVASTRVLIAAGQLISEGLSIVDAAKAAIAGPLTDDVIVSRGLNEMIGIYLGESARSIR
- a CDS encoding ABC transporter substrate-binding protein, which translates into the protein MSYESKAHPIKVGYLMDFTLAADFPKELLDSFVQSLDLVFEDALEKGLLDRPVQVIYKEVEGLPKGTVKAVIDAYAELVDEGCLVVFGPNITDNVVPMREAIEERFKVPAISVTGTDDWLGEWTFSFPQGSMTDEPIFLADLIAKRGLTDVGVLVEQNLIGETYLGNFRRACVRKGLRIVAEAPIAQTAQDIHAAVGSLYEARAEAIVHFGFGFGIVFINPALEAVDWDPPRFSTTAWQNAWINPVMWQAFMGWVGVDQYDEANQLGQDFLDRYEAKHGNRPEYCVSVVNHDIASTLVRAFADAHPLSPRGVKEALERVKMMPAASGAPGTRVSFGKWTRRAWMGAGYLVARTLDADGVNSHLVDRFGQE